GTTAAGAGAAAATTTTAAAATTATCCTTATATTAAGTATTTTTATTTGCTTTATCGGTATTCTACAGTTTTTTGGATTTATAACTATTGATAGTCGTAGTTATATTGCAGGATATAAGGATAATATTGATATTGGTTCTATGATACGACTTACATCTATCTTTGATGAACCTGCCTCTTTTTCATATTTTATTTGTCTTTCATATTATATTTCAAGATATGTATTAGTAAATCCTAAATTTACAATTTTGTTTGTTTTTTCACTTTTTTTATCTCTATCCATGTCAGCTCTTGTTACAATCTTTCTCATTGAGATAGTCAATATGAATAAGAAAACTGTCATTAAATCTTTAATTGTAATAAGTATATTCCTTTTTTTATCATATTTTACTGTAAATGAGTTTAAAATAATAATAGATTTATTTTACAATAGAATTGCAAATGGTAAGTTTGGTGAATATCGTACTGTTGCACCTATTAAAGCATTGGTATTATTTTCAGAGAATATTTTCACTATTTTCTTTGGAAATGGAATATCATCTTTAGTGGACGCAACTACTACTTTTAATTTATCTGAAAGTGCTTCTACAACTCATAATATTTTTGTAGATATAGTTTTTGAATTAGGTTTGGTTGGATTATTTCTTTATATTTTTTTGACATTATCCATAATAAAAAATTTTAAAGTATTATTTACTATGGGAATTTTTCTTATGGTTGGTACAGGATATAGAAGCGGTAATTTTATTATTTTATATGCTTTAATGCTGGGTTCTATAAATATTGAAAAAAATAAAATTGAAAATAGCAGGATTTAGTAACTTACAATTCTCTATATTATTCACAGTTTTTCTACTATCTATGTCTTGTCAGTAAATTAAAATTTATTCATCAATAATAAGGAAATTTAAATGTATGATTATGTATTTGTAACTCATTTGCCATGCTTCTATAAAGTTAATCTTTATAGAGAGTTAGCAAAAGAACTTAAAATTTTTGTGATTTTTATTTCTGATAGTACAATAGAAAAAAGATCTGATGATTTTATTGATTTAAATAGTTTAAACTTTGACTATAAAGTAATTAATAAAGGACATTTTCAGAGCAGATGTATATTGAATAGTATATTTAGAATATATAAAGTTTTAAAAAATACTAAATTTAATAAAATAATTGTTTCAGGATGGGATTTGTTAGAGTTCTGGTTTATTATTTTATTTTTTTCTAAGCATAAGAATTGTTTGGCTTTAGAATCAACAGTATATGAAAGTCATATTACTGGCTTAAAAGGTCTTTTAAAAAAATATTTTTTGTTACGAATTAGTACTGTTTTTGCATCAGGTTCAATGCATCATGATTTATTAAAGAAATTAAATTATCAAGGAGATGTGAGAATAACGAAAGGTGTTGGAATAATTAACAAGCCAGATATTATATTTCACGAGAAAATATATAATAAAAAATATTTGTATTTGGGTAGACTCACTTATGTTAAGAATTTAAAGATAATGATCGAAATATTTAATTCTCTAGCAAATTATGAATTTACAATTATTGGAGATGGTCCACAAAAAGATATTTTAAAGGAAATGGCAAATACAAACATTAAATTCATTGATTCTATAGATAATAAGGATCTTCAAAAATATTTTTTGAAGTATGACATACTTATTTTACCTAGCATTTGTGAAACTTGGGGACTAGTTGTAGAAGAATCACTTTATTATGGACTTCCAGTAATTATTTCCAAATATTGTGGATCTTCAGATCTTATACAACATTGCAAAAATGGCTACATTGTTGATCCTTATGATATTTCTTTGATTAAAGAAACTATAGTAAATGTAGATGAGGAGAAATATCATAGTCTTGTTGAAGGAATAAGAAAAATATCTATTTTGGACAAAGATCTTGATCAAATAAATTCATATCAATAATATATTTTAATGACTCCTGTATGACTTGTGTTTTATTAATTTCAATATATTATCAGTATTCAAATTTTTACTAATTGTATTTATCTCTTGTAAAAGGACTAATTTTGAAAATCACATTTATTGGATATACTATAAAACGAGGTGGAGCTGGTAAAGCCGCGCTTCGCATGTATAATGCATTAGATAAATCTGGAGTAGAAAGAGAATTTATAACTATCGAAAATAATTCGCTTTATTCAGCAAAAGATAATAAATATATTGAGAAGTATATTCATCTTATAGGATGGATAACTTCATATTTAATTTGTAAATTTCAAAAAACAAAAAATATTACAAAACATTCTTTAAATATTTTTGGTAGTTCTTTTATCAAAAGGCAAGTTAGTGAGGCATCATTGCTTCATATTCATTGGATCAATAATGAAAGTTTACGAATAAAGGATTTTTATCTTTTATCAAACAAATCAGTAATTACACTTCATGATGAGTGGTTTTATTGTGGAGCCGAACATTTAGCTTTAGATGATGAGACATTTAAACGTGTTATTGAAGGGTATAGTTTCGTTAATAAAAATGTAAAGGGTATTGATATAAATCGTTTTATTTGGAATATAAAAAAACAGAATTATAAATTATTATCTGGTGTTATTTTTACTGTTCCATCTAGTTGGATGAAAGATCGTGCACAACAAAGCAATCTATTAAAGAATCGAGATATCAGGATTGTACCAAACCCCATAGATACATCAATTTTTAAGAAACAGAAAGATCTAGATTATCCGTATTATGGAATTTTAAAGAATAATTTTATTATCACGTTTGGTGCTGTGAAAGGAAGTATAAGCAATATTAAAGGTTTTGACTTGCTTATAAGTGCAATTGAAAAAATATCTATATATTTAGATGATATTTCTATGTTAAAGATAATTACATTTGGCGGTAAAGTTAAAAAAAAGAGCACTATTTTTGGTATCGATGTTATCGAAGTGGGGCATATATCTTCAGAATCTGAACTTGCTGAAATTTATTCATTATCATCAATAACTGTTGTACCATCAAGAGTAGAATCTTTTGGGCAAGTTGCAGCAGAAAGTTTAAGCTGCGAGACTCCAGTTGTTGGGTTTGATCATTCGGGTTTAAAGGACATTATTATTCATAAAAAAAATGGTTTTTTAGCAACTCCATTTGAACCTGATTCTCTTGCTGAGGGAATTTTGTGGTTTTATAATATGAGTAAGACAAAACTTTGTCATATTGGTGAATGCGGAAGATCTCATATTGAGCTCAATTTTAGCAACAAAATTGTTTCAGAAAAAATGATTTCTATTTATAATGAGATAGAGGGGAATTTATAAAAAGATGAAAGTATCAATAGTTACTGTCGTATATAATAATGAAAATACAATAGAACATTGTATTAAAAGTGTTCTTAGTCAAAATTATGATAACTTTGAATATATACTAATAGATGGTTGTTCAAGTGATAATACTATGAATATAATTGATAAATATAAGGAAAATATAGATATAATTATAAGTGAAATTGATAATGGTATATACGACGCAATGAATAAAGGTTTAAGGATTTCAACTGGAGATGTAATAGGTTTTTTAAATTCTGATGATATATTCTATAGTGAAAACATAATTTCAAATATAGTAGATCAATTTAAGAATAACGATATCGATTGTTGCTATGGTAATCTAATTTTCAAAAATATAAATGGGAGTATCAGTCGTAATTGGATTTCTAAGGATTTTTATTCAGGATTATTTCAACGTAGCTGGACTCCAGCACACCCCACATTTTATTGCAAAAAAGAAATGTATGATAAATATGGATTTTATAGAACAGATTATAAAATTGCTGCAGATGTAGATTTAATGTTTCGTTTTTTGGACATTCATGGAATAAATTCGAAGTTTATTGATCAGTATTTTGTGATAATGAGTGATGGTGGGGTTTCTAATCGTGGGATAAAAAGTACTTTTACAATAACTAAAGAGGTACGAAATAGTTTTATTGAGAACAAACAGCCCTTTAATTTGCTTGTTTATTTAATTTATAAATTTATTAAAATAATAAGGCAAAAAAATGAAAGCACTAATAACAGGGTATAATGGTTTTATTGGTAGATACCTATTTGATTATCTTAAAAAAAATAATATAGAAGTTGACGGGATAAGTTTAAGTGAAACAAATCTTGAAAAAATAAATTTAAAAAATTACGATTCAGTTGTTCACTTATCAGGACTTGCTCATCAAAAAAAAAGTACACCTTATAGTGAGTATAAGCGTATTAATGAAGATCAGAGTTTTCATTTAGCTCTTATTGCAAAAAGAAATGGGATAAATCACTTTATTTACTTTAGTTCTTTGAAAGTTTATGGTGACGGAGATCTTTTTATTAAAGAAGATACTGAGTGTTTTCCCACTGATTCCTATGGGAAAAGCAAAAAGAATGCAGAAGGTAAGATATTAAGTCTACAAGATACTACTTTCAAAGTTACCATTTTGAGAGTTCCATTAGTTTATGGACCAAATCCTAAAGCTAATATATTGTTGTTATTAAAATTAGTTAATAGATGTCCAATATTACCATTTCGAGGAGTTGAAAATAGGAGATCAATTATTTCAATTTATAATCTTTCTGAAATAGTTAGACAAGTTTTAAAAAATCAAATTGAGGGTATTTTAATTCCTTCTGATATAAGACCTGTTTCAACAAGCGATATTATTCATTATTTAAGTAGGGCTAGAAATAAGAGTAATATTAATTTTGCAATACCTCATATTATTGAGAGTCTTTTAAAAATTGTTTTCTTAGATAAATATAAACGTCTATACATGGACTTCTATGTTGAAAATACAGAATCTTTAAAACGTATAGATTTAAGACAATTACATGAAAGTGAAAATGATTTTATTGAGTTCTTTAAGAAAAATTGAAGGAGATAAATATGAATTTATTATCTATTTTGAATCGTGAAAATCAGTTACTAGAGAAAGATATTAAAAAGAACATTGTTACATTAAACAAAAGAGTTTCCGAATCTTCTTTTTTGGTAATTGGTGGTGCAGGTTCAATTGGACAAGCTGTAGCAAAAGAGATATTTCAACGTAATCCAAAGCGATTGCATGTTGTTGATATTTCTGAAAATAATCTGGTAGAGTTAGTCCGTGATATTCGTTCTTCTTATGGTTATATTGATGGTGATTTTAAAACATTTGCTTTAGATTGTGGCAGTAGGGAATTCGAGTTATTATTTGAAAATGAAGGACCTTATGATTATGTGCTTAATTTATCTGCGTTAAAACATGTCAGAAGTGAAAAAGATCCATACACATTAATGCGAATGATTGATGTTAATGTATTGAATACTATAAAGACAATAGATTTATCAATTAAACATGGTGTAAAAAAGTATTTTTGTGTTTCAACTGATAAAGCAGCCAATCCAGTAAATATGATGGGTGCTTCAAAACGAATCATGGAAATGTTCCTGATGCAAAAAAGTATAGAAATAGATATTTCGACAGCTCGTTTTGCTAATGTTGCTTTCTCAGATGGTAGTTTACTATATGGTTTTAATCAAAGAATTTTAAAGAAGCAACCCTTATCAGCTCCTAATGATGTGAGGCGATATTTTGTTCTTCCTGAAGAAGCCGGACAGTTATGTCTTTTTTCAACTATACTAGGAGAGAATCGGGATATATTCTTTCCTAAACTTAGTCAAGAATTAAACCTTATTACTTTCTCTTCAATTGCAGAGAGGTATTTGAGTGAAAGAGGATTTGACCCCTATCTATGTGATAGTGAAAATGAAGCAAGAGAATTAGTAAGTAAACTTTCTGCAGAAAACAAGTGGCCATGTTATTTTTTTAAAAGCGATACGACTGGTGAAAAGGACTTTGAGGAGTTCTTCACAGAGAAAGAAACTCTCGATATGAATCAATTTATAGCTTTAGGAGTGATTAAAAACAATCCAGATTATAATGAAGAAAAGCTTTCATTTTTCCTAAAGAAAATAAGTGATTTGAAAGATAGCGGATGGAATAAGAAAGAACTTTTAGAATTGTTTTATTTTATGATACCAGATTTTGGACACAAAGAAACAGGGAAATATTTAGATGGTAGGATGTAATTATGATACGTTTTTTTGATATTCTTTTTTCAACAGTGGCAATCGTTATCTTATTTCCACTTTTTTTAATTGTAATGGTTTTATTAAAGTTAACTGGTGAACATGAAATCTTTTATTTGCAGAAGAGAATGGGAAGATTAGAAAAATCTTTTAATATTATTAAATTTGCTACAATGTTAAAAGATAGTGTTAATATGTCTGGTGGGGCAGTAACAAAGAAGCATGATAGTCGTGTTTTACCTATTGGTAAGTTTTTAAGGAAAACTAAGATAAATGAACTTCCTCAACTTTTTAATATTTGGATTGGCAATATGAGTATTGTTGGTCCTAGACCTTTAACTATTGAACAATATCATAATTATTCTGAGGCTCAAAGAAAGTATATCTCAGAATTAAAGCCAGGACTAACTGGTATAGGATCATTAATATT
The window above is part of the Oceanispirochaeta sp. M1 genome. Proteins encoded here:
- a CDS encoding glycosyltransferase; this encodes MYDYVFVTHLPCFYKVNLYRELAKELKIFVIFISDSTIEKRSDDFIDLNSLNFDYKVINKGHFQSRCILNSIFRIYKVLKNTKFNKIIVSGWDLLEFWFIILFFSKHKNCLALESTVYESHITGLKGLLKKYFLLRISTVFASGSMHHDLLKKLNYQGDVRITKGVGIINKPDIIFHEKIYNKKYLYLGRLTYVKNLKIMIEIFNSLANYEFTIIGDGPQKDILKEMANTNIKFIDSIDNKDLQKYFLKYDILILPSICETWGLVVEESLYYGLPVIISKYCGSSDLIQHCKNGYIVDPYDISLIKETIVNVDEEKYHSLVEGIRKISILDKDLDQINSYQ
- a CDS encoding glycosyltransferase translates to MKITFIGYTIKRGGAGKAALRMYNALDKSGVEREFITIENNSLYSAKDNKYIEKYIHLIGWITSYLICKFQKTKNITKHSLNIFGSSFIKRQVSEASLLHIHWINNESLRIKDFYLLSNKSVITLHDEWFYCGAEHLALDDETFKRVIEGYSFVNKNVKGIDINRFIWNIKKQNYKLLSGVIFTVPSSWMKDRAQQSNLLKNRDIRIVPNPIDTSIFKKQKDLDYPYYGILKNNFIITFGAVKGSISNIKGFDLLISAIEKISIYLDDISMLKIITFGGKVKKKSTIFGIDVIEVGHISSESELAEIYSLSSITVVPSRVESFGQVAAESLSCETPVVGFDHSGLKDIIIHKKNGFLATPFEPDSLAEGILWFYNMSKTKLCHIGECGRSHIELNFSNKIVSEKMISIYNEIEGNL
- a CDS encoding glycosyltransferase family 2 protein; translation: MKVSIVTVVYNNENTIEHCIKSVLSQNYDNFEYILIDGCSSDNTMNIIDKYKENIDIIISEIDNGIYDAMNKGLRISTGDVIGFLNSDDIFYSENIISNIVDQFKNNDIDCCYGNLIFKNINGSISRNWISKDFYSGLFQRSWTPAHPTFYCKKEMYDKYGFYRTDYKIAADVDLMFRFLDIHGINSKFIDQYFVIMSDGGVSNRGIKSTFTITKEVRNSFIENKQPFNLLVYLIYKFIKIIRQKNESTNNRV
- a CDS encoding NAD-dependent epimerase/dehydratase family protein — translated: MKALITGYNGFIGRYLFDYLKKNNIEVDGISLSETNLEKINLKNYDSVVHLSGLAHQKKSTPYSEYKRINEDQSFHLALIAKRNGINHFIYFSSLKVYGDGDLFIKEDTECFPTDSYGKSKKNAEGKILSLQDTTFKVTILRVPLVYGPNPKANILLLLKLVNRCPILPFRGVENRRSIISIYNLSEIVRQVLKNQIEGILIPSDIRPVSTSDIIHYLSRARNKSNINFAIPHIIESLLKIVFLDKYKRLYMDFYVENTESLKRIDLRQLHESENDFIEFFKKN
- a CDS encoding UDP-N-acetylglucosamine 4,6-dehydratase; protein product: MNLLSILNRENQLLEKDIKKNIVTLNKRVSESSFLVIGGAGSIGQAVAKEIFQRNPKRLHVVDISENNLVELVRDIRSSYGYIDGDFKTFALDCGSREFELLFENEGPYDYVLNLSALKHVRSEKDPYTLMRMIDVNVLNTIKTIDLSIKHGVKKYFCVSTDKAANPVNMMGASKRIMEMFLMQKSIEIDISTARFANVAFSDGSLLYGFNQRILKKQPLSAPNDVRRYFVLPEEAGQLCLFSTILGENRDIFFPKLSQELNLITFSSIAERYLSERGFDPYLCDSENEARELVSKLSAENKWPCYFFKSDTTGEKDFEEFFTEKETLDMNQFIALGVIKNNPDYNEEKLSFFLKKISDLKDSGWNKKELLELFYFMIPDFGHKETGKYLDGRM
- a CDS encoding sugar transferase, whose protein sequence is MIRFFDILFSTVAIVILFPLFLIVMVLLKLTGEHEIFYLQKRMGRLEKSFNIIKFATMLKDSVNMSGGAVTKKHDSRVLPIGKFLRKTKINELPQLFNIWIGNMSIVGPRPLTIEQYHNYSEAQRKYISELKPGLTGIGSLIFRDEEEIMERSGMDYNKIHDTIIADYKGDLECWFHHNNSLRKYFLLILFTALSVVKPNLNFQHRFKNLPEPKGILKDLING